The sequence below is a genomic window from Granulicella pectinivorans.
CGAGAAGGCCGTTGAGGGGCCGATCCGGTCGATCGAGGTGGCGGCCTACCATGCGCGAGAGGCGGTCGGGCACCTCAAGGAGGAGGCCCGTTTCCAGACCTGGACCGTGTTCGCCCTCATCCTGGCTCTGGGTTTTGCTTTGGGAGCCTTCGGGACGTACTTCTTCTTTACCCGGCAGGTGTCGGCGTTGAACAGCCGTTTCGATCACTTTGAGCAGATCCTGGCTGCGCCCGCACCGGCTCCAGCGGACACCCACGCCCCGACGCCCCAGCCCGGGAAGAAGCATGGGCAGCACTAAAGGCAGGCTATGGATTTGACGCGCAAGCGCTTGGAACGCGGAGAAAGCCCCGCGTCCCACAAACCCACAGCCTCGACGACGGGGAGCGGAACTGAGAAGTGTTTTGCGGTGTCTAACGTAGAGTTCAATCTGTGAGGGTGCAGATGCGTCGAGTAAGGAGGATCGTCGGATGGAGCCTCCTTACGCTGTTCTTGATCTTCCTTGCAATTTGCACGACTGGCGAAATTCGCCAACGTATTCTGGTGCATCGGGCTGCCGCACTACTCTCGGATATACACTCGTTGCGCCTCCATCAGAGCGACTGGAACGACGCGCAGCGATTCATAGCAACCTGGGGACGGTGGGGCCATTATGACGGCGCATGTACCTCTGAAGATTGCTTGTATGTTGTTACGCTCCACGATCTGTCTATACCAGTAAATAACAACGTCGCGGAGTGGCCTTCGCGGATGACGTATTTCTTATCTGCCTTTCGGCTTCTGCCGAGACAATGGGGCGGCGGGTTACGCCTGATGCAGGCAACGTTTTTAGTTCAAAATGGGGCCATCGTGCGATCAGGAGTTTCGATCGATATGTCGCAATCACCCTTCGCGAAGGGTGCCCAGCCGGTGTGTTGTGGCGCTGAACTAATAATCAGTGCTCGGAGCCAGGCTTCGCTCGGGATGCCGGAGTCGTGGCAGGAGGAACAGCGAAGCCGCCATCCCGACTACACGACGTGGAGACCGGGAGGCTGTACGTTTTGCCTTATGGGTAGAGTCACCTACGCCGACAGCATCCCCGTGGAAGAGGCCGTCAAGTTAAGTGATTTTCAATTGTCATGCGCCACTCGCTGGAGTTCCTGTCTTACGCTAGAAGAGCTTGACCCCGCCGCTCATTCTTGGCATCTGTACGAAGCTCCCTGGGGAGACCCGCCGGAGAAGACAACCTCTCAACAGATGCCGGTAGGGTGTGCCCTACCGTTGTATGCTCTGGGCCGAGATGCAGACCGAATTGTGTCCGTCGAAGCATTGGAAGATGGGGTAAGCCTTGGTAAAGACGCCGAAGGCGTGGAACATGAAAGTTCGCGCGTAAGGGTGATAGCTGGGCTTAAAGGAGCTTCTCCGTGGCCCATTGATTCCACGCAGAGGGTTCTTTCTTCGGGATCTCCTTATTACGACAAGGTGCGAAAGCCTGCCCATTTGGTGAAGACTCAGCGCTATTTCTTGATGCTGGGTAACGAAGAGGCCGCAAGCCAGGATCACATCTCGCTTGAAAACTGCGGAGTCGTCGGGGAAGATACGGCCAGCGATCGGGAGGTCAGACGAGGAATGGCTATGGATGATCAGCTCAAGGGGTTTGAGCCCACTGTCTCGCTGGAAGGCTTTGCGCGACATCGATCACAGCCATGGGATAGATAAACTCCTGTTGTACATTTGCCTCCGACAACCGGCGTTGTCGTGGACAGCGCTTATTTGTCCAATGACCTTAGGCTTCGTCGGGTGCTCTAAAGACCGGGCAACCGCTAAAACGCGCAACGACGTGGCCATCGAACGGGCTTTTCTCCGCTATACAAATTCCGTATTCGAGTAGGGCGAAATCTCCATCCAAGGGCCGAAACCAATCGCAGGCGTTGCAGTTGCCTTTCACAGGTTCAGCAGTTGGCACACCCCAGCGTTCATGCGCGTCTTCGGCCATTTTGATTTCTTTGGCGTACTCATCGGGGCTGCCCTCTGATTTTGCGTCCAGCCAAAGCGCGCCCTTTTTTGCGGAAAGCCAGGAACCGGACGGAAGCCTAATGGCCCATTGGGGATCTCCGACTGTCAGAGCCATGGACCGTAGGCGTTGTTCGTTCGAGAATGATGCGACGATCTCTGGAACGGCACCAACCGCAACTATGTCATCGAGTCGCGAGCCCTGAAGCCCACGGATGCCGTCAGCGATCTCCGGGCGTGTGTCTGAGCTGCCAAACAGAATGGCTGACGCATTTTCCACCCGCCAGTCCCACTCGACACACAGGCAAGCCTCTCCCTGTTCATGTTGGCCGCGTGGTTGTCGAGGAGGCGAAAGTCGTCCGAGTTCGAGAAATATCGCGGACCCGTACCCCTTCCACGCTAATGAGACCTCCATCCCCTGGAGAACTCGGACATAGTCCTGAAACTCTTGCTCTGAAAGCGTTGTCGCCATAAGAGCAAGTTTAGGTGTAGGCACCTGTTTCCGGTGCTTTCGCCCCAAGTTGGGGCCACTCTTCGAACGTTTGCATCTCTGCGCAGCCAGCTTGTTACTCCTGAAACGGAGGTTTCAGGCCGTACGTTTAGCCAAGTTTGGCCTCACCTGTACGGTGGACTGGCAAACTAAGTAGATGAGTCGCCAGAAAAAACGAATAATCCTCGCCTCGGTTGTCGGGCTCGTGTTGTCTCTTTTTCTGGGAGTTCCGGGACTACTCGGAGCAGCGCTTGTTTTTCCTGAAGGGATCGAGGGCGACCACGGCTTGATGTATCTCGCACTTGCAACCGTCATAAACTTTACTCTGTTCTTCACAGCGATCTACTATCTAGTCGGCCTGTTCTCGAAAACCAACAATTCAGACTGAGACGCGCCCCGGTCATGCGCTTTGATAGTCGGCGCTCTCTAATCATTCCATCACCCTTTGAACCTGGACCGCAGACCATTCCCCAGCTCTTCGAGGCGTGGGGATCTCGCGAGCGTTGAGTTCTGCCGCGATCGCGCGGAGCGAGCTTGCGCCGGTGGCTCGTACGGCTGTGATGATTGGAACGAGCTCCGCGCGAACCTGGCTCGCTTTCTGGCTGCGCACCTGGCGCGCTGCAGCTCCGATCTCTCGAAACCGCTCAGCCGAGACGCGCCGGCCGCCAAGCTTCGTTCCCCGCGCCTTTGCGGCGGCGAGGGCTGCCTTGGTTCTCGTCGATATGGCCTCAGCCTCCTGCTCAGCAACGGCGGCCAGGATATGGACCACGAACCGATTCGCCTGGGGCATATCGACCGCCACGAACTCGACACCAGACTCCATGAGGTTCGAGATAAAGGCGACGTTGCGGGCGAGACGGTCCAGCTTGGCGATCACGAGGGTAGCTCGATGCTTGCGGCAGAGCTTGAGGGCGGTAGCGAGGGCTGGTCGGTCATTCCGCTTGCCGCTTTCCACCTCCAGAACTTCCTCTACAAGCGTCCAGTCTCCTCCATTGAGGAATCCGGCGACGGCGGCGCGTTGCGCTTCGAGGCCCAAGCCGCTAGTTCCCTGCCGTACTGTTGAGACCCTCAGGTAGCTCACAAATCTGGTCTTCGCCATCGTTTTGGCCCTCTGTTACGTTTCTTCTACGTCGGTAGAAAGAATGTAACAGGGCAACAGCGACACCTCGACGCTTCATGGCTCGCGTTGGACAAAGTTGCCGACAATGCCGTTTGAACTAAGCCGCTGGCGCGGCGGACGCTGCGCGTGTGATACTGCGGACATCATGGGCTGCTTGGACTTCGTGAATCGATCGTCGCGACCTCTGGCTAAGTCTCAGCAAATGAGCGGTTTACAGGCGACAATCGATTCAAATCCCATAGACTGACCGCATCCGTCGCAAACGCCCGCGGCTTCCTTCAAACGACCCTATCAAAACTGCCCCGGACCCTGCTTCAAGGGCTGCCCCGCACGTCCGCGGCCGGGGCAGCCCTGATAGGTTCCTAACGTTTCTCGGGATGTTTCACCACCTTTAGTTTTGCGGCGGCTTGTCGATGTGATCAATGATAAGCATCTTCACTGGTCCCTTCGCCGCCTCGACCTTCAGCCCAAGCTGTTCCTGCAGTGCACGATCCATGGGCGGCATTGGATCTAGGTCGTCGGCTGGTCGGTCCCGGTCCCATCGGCCTTTGTATTTAATAACAAAGTCGTACTTGTCTGTGAGTCCAGTCTTGTCAACCACTGGTCGCCCAAATTGCCCCGTCAGCATGCCAACCAAGTCTGCCATAGAACACCTGTGCGCAATAAAGTCATATCCCTGCCCATCATTCTTCTGATAGAGCGAAGGTATCGGCCGGTCCCCAAAACTCGTTACCTCGTCCTTCGACGGCGGTATCAAGCCCGCGAGGAGCTTCGGCTTTCCCTTTGCCAGCACCAGGTTGTAGACGTCGCCTTCCTTCGTCTCCCAGTGTGTCTTCAGTTGGAAACGTTCTTCCAGCAAGGCTTGGAGCATATGCTGCTGCTCCGCGTGCTCCTGCTCTTTGTTCAACGCTGCTATCTTCGCGTCCGCGCCGGGATCACCCTTGGCCTCGATCACAAACAATGTCGGACGTGGCCATTTGGGAAAACCGACAACTTGATTGCTATCTACCCCGTACGCGTAGCTCACCAGATTTTCGATGTCCCAATTTTCTATCCGCAAATGCGTCGTATGCGGCACAAATTGCCCGCTCATCGTAAAACCAGCCTCCCTATCAACGTCCTTATTCTCCCGCACTGACGCCACATCGAACGTCATCGTTGCCGTATAGGGAGCGTTTGCAGACAAGGGCGATGTTGATGAAGGGGGCGCGCCCGCTTGCCCTAAGCAAGAAGGAGTAAGAAGCGACATGAGTCCAACCGCAATGACTAAAGAGGCGACGCTACAATTCGATCTTGGAAAGGTGTGATCGATCATGAATACGATGAACCCCGCTACGAAACGAAACTAAACTAGGATACCGCTGCATACGACTTGTTCCCTGCAAGTCATCGTTACGGCAATGACGAGGATGTGTCTCCGAATGCGCCGCATCGGGGTTTTAGCGGCTTCCTTTGAGCAGGTATCAGTTGAGATACATTACTCTTTTTTGACGTCGCGGCGCTTTGGCGTTGTGGCATCATGACGTCATGAAGTCAATCGCATTCCTTAGCCAGAAAGGCGGCAGCGGGAAGACAACGCTTGCTGTCCATACGGCCGTTGCCGCTCAAGAATCTCGGGAGAAGGTGTTCCTGATCGACACTGACCCACAGAAGTCCGCGACCGTCTGGGGAGACGCTCGGGAAGCGGACAAGCCCGTAGTCGTCACGATCTCTGCTGGCGAACTCGACAAGGTCCTCAAAGCTGGCGCTGAAGACAAGATGACTCTTGCAATCATCGATACCGCACCCCACACCGCGCCTGACGCTGCCCGTATTGCAAAATCTGTTGATCTGGTCGTAATTCCCTGCCGCCCGACCGCCTTTGACCTAGCGGCCGTCAGTAACGCTGTTGAGATTATCCGAGCAGCTAAGAAAAAAGCTGTCCTAGTGCTCTCCGCTTGCCCGTTCCGCTCCCCTGAGATCGCCGAGACCAGGGCGGTGTTGGAGCAATACGGATTACCAGTATGTCCCTCTGACATTACGGATCGCCGCGCCTTCGCTCGAGCCGTGGCAACTGGCAGAGCGGTTACTGAGTTCGAAGCAGACGGCAAGGCAGCACAGGAAATTCAAGAACTTTGGAAATGGCTAAAGGAGCAATTGAGATGAGCGGAAAAGTCACAGGCCTTGCAGCATTCACTAAACGTGGAGCTATCCAACCAGAGATCTCCGCAACACTTGGGGATCAGGATTCAACTGTGGGCCGCCAGAGGGCAAAGAAGGAGGTCGTAGCCCTTACCGTGCGCTTGCAACGCTCTGAATGGGAACGGCTTCATCAGCTCGCTGTCTCTGAAGGAATGAGCATCCAGTCGCTTGCGGTTAGAGGACTCAACCGCGTCTTTACTGATAAGGGTCTGCCAAAGCTGGCAGAGTAACCAATGCGCCGTGACGCATTGACGTCATAGCGTCATGACGCATTCTGGAGCATCACACCATGCCGCGAAAGACAAAGGAAGACGCCCTAGAAGGGAGCTATGCAGACAAGCTGATAGACGCAGCTGTTGACATACGCATGAACCCAGGGGCGGTTGAACGCTCCTACATGGCTCGCCAGCTCGTGCAATGCACCCTCCCGCACTCGGACCCAGGAAACCTGATGCGCTGGAGCCGAACGAACGGTCATCTCACCCTCGCCATCCGCCCCTACGTCGACGAACACAACAAAGCCCTTTACCCCTACGGTTCTATTCCTCGACTGCTGCTGTTCTGGCTCGTCACAGAAGCCACACAGAAGAAAAGTCGCCACATACGACTTGGAAACAGCTTGGACGGCTTTATGCGCGAGATCGGCCTGAACCCTAGAACCGGAGGAGGGAAGCGGGGCGACGCAGCACGCCTGCATTCTCAGATGGAACGCCTGTTTCGCGCCATCATCACCTTTGAGGATCGGCGCGAGTGGTCTAAGAGCTATGTCGATATGCAGATCGCTCCCAAAGGGACGTTGTGGTGGGATCCAGCCAAGTCACACCAAGACAACCTCTGGGAATCCTGGGTGGAGTTGGGCGAGGAATTTTTCGCCGCCATCACGGCCGCTCCGGTACCAATCGATATGCGCGCGCTTCGTGCTCTGAAGCGGTCTCCGCTTGCACTCGATCTTTACGCCTGGCTGACGCACACGGCTTTCAGCGCTACTCGCAAGCGTGAGTCCCGCATCGTTCCCTGGGAAGGGCTCCACGGTCAAATGGGAGCCGAGTACGCACAGCTCCGCGACTTCAAGATCAAGGTCAACATGGCCCTAAAGAAGATCCAGCTTGTCTATCCCACACTCAAGCTTGAAACGACGGGAACAGCCCTCATCGTTTATCC
It includes:
- a CDS encoding DUF3027 domain-containing protein; protein product: MATTLSEQEFQDYVRVLQGMEVSLAWKGYGSAIFLELGRLSPPRQPRGQHEQGEACLCVEWDWRVENASAILFGSSDTRPEIADGIRGLQGSRLDDIVAVGAVPEIVASFSNEQRLRSMALTVGDPQWAIRLPSGSWLSAKKGALWLDAKSEGSPDEYAKEIKMAEDAHERWGVPTAEPVKGNCNACDWFRPLDGDFALLEYGICIAEKSPFDGHVVARFSGCPVFRAPDEA
- a CDS encoding TIGR03435 family protein codes for the protein MTFDVASVRENKDVDREAGFTMSGQFVPHTTHLRIENWDIENLVSYAYGVDSNQVVGFPKWPRPTLFVIEAKGDPGADAKIAALNKEQEHAEQQHMLQALLEERFQLKTHWETKEGDVYNLVLAKGKPKLLAGLIPPSKDEVTSFGDRPIPSLYQKNDGQGYDFIAHRCSMADLVGMLTGQFGRPVVDKTGLTDKYDFVIKYKGRWDRDRPADDLDPMPPMDRALQEQLGLKVEAAKGPVKMLIIDHIDKPPQN
- the parA gene encoding ParA family partition ATPase, with the translated sequence MKSIAFLSQKGGSGKTTLAVHTAVAAQESREKVFLIDTDPQKSATVWGDAREADKPVVVTISAGELDKVLKAGAEDKMTLAIIDTAPHTAPDAARIAKSVDLVVIPCRPTAFDLAAVSNAVEIIRAAKKKAVLVLSACPFRSPEIAETRAVLEQYGLPVCPSDITDRRAFARAVATGRAVTEFEADGKAAQEIQELWKWLKEQLR
- a CDS encoding replication protein RepA, whose translation is MPRKTKEDALEGSYADKLIDAAVDIRMNPGAVERSYMARQLVQCTLPHSDPGNLMRWSRTNGHLTLAIRPYVDEHNKALYPYGSIPRLLLFWLVTEATQKKSRHIRLGNSLDGFMREIGLNPRTGGGKRGDAARLHSQMERLFRAIITFEDRREWSKSYVDMQIAPKGTLWWDPAKSHQDNLWESWVELGEEFFAAITAAPVPIDMRALRALKRSPLALDLYAWLTHTAFSATRKRESRIVPWEGLHGQMGAEYAQLRDFKIKVNMALKKIQLVYPTLKLETTGTALIVYPSPTAIASKS
- a CDS encoding recombinase family protein: MAKTRFVSYLRVSTVRQGTSGLGLEAQRAAVAGFLNGGDWTLVEEVLEVESGKRNDRPALATALKLCRKHRATLVIAKLDRLARNVAFISNLMESGVEFVAVDMPQANRFVVHILAAVAEQEAEAISTRTKAALAAAKARGTKLGGRRVSAERFREIGAAARQVRSQKASQVRAELVPIITAVRATGASSLRAIAAELNAREIPTPRRAGEWSAVQVQRVME